The nucleotide window CCACTCACTTGCCTTGTCCATGCGCGCAGCATCCAGGATTTCGTCCGGAATGGTCAGCATGTATTGCCTCAAAAGGAAAATCCCGGTCGGCGTTGCGGCTCCCGGCACAATGACACCCCAGAGGCTGTCGAGCATCCCGAGTTCCTTGGTTACGATGAACAAGGGAACGAGAACCACGGTTTGCGGGATCATCAAAACCCCTATGACCATGGCCATGACGGCGGCTCTGCCACTGAACTTGTATTTCGCCAGGGCGAAGGCAGCCATTGAATTCACGATCAGCATGATCACCGTTGCCACGACCGTGATGAAGGTGCTGTTCCAGAAAAAACGCAGAAAATCGAATTTGCTGAAGAGATCGGTGTAGTTTTCGGTCGCAATCGAGATCCGTTCGATCGGTTCCCGGTCCTTCAGGTTGATCTTGATAATCTCCTCCGGCGCATCGAGGCGCACAACCTGGGAGGTCAGGCCGATCCGCCGAACCTGCGCAACCGTCTCACCGGTCAGGTCTCCAGCGACGACCTTGTAAAGCGGCAGGGGTTTGGAGTACCCCTCCAGTTCAACTGTTTGGGCTGCATAGGGAAGAAAGCGGGGTGGAAACCGGTCGAGTTCTGCATCCGTCTTGAAGGATGACATGACCAGCCAGACAACCGGGCCAAACATCAGCAAGATGCCGAACAGCAGATAGGCGTAGGTAAACCAGTCCGTCCAGTGAAGCTTGCCGTGACCACGCGTCCGGGTCAAAAACTCAAGTGTCTTAGCCATCTGCGTTCTTCCTCGTAAACTTGAGCTGGAGGAAGGTCAAAGCTGCCAGGACGACTGCAAGAATGATCGACGCTGCTGAGGCAAGGCCAAACAGCCTTGGTGCTCCGGCAAAACCCGTCTCGTAAATGTATTGGATGATCAGTGTCGTGGCTGAACCCGGACCGCCTCCGGTGAATGCGTACACCTCATCAAACGTCTGAACGCCTTTGATGAGTGCCAGCACCATCACGACGAGCATTGTCGGCATCAAGAGAGGCAGTGTGATCCGGTAGAAAGTGCGGAAAGGCTTTGCGGCATCCATGGTTGCCGCGTCATAGACATCTCGCGGGATCGCTTGCAGGCCCGCCAGGAGGATCAGGGTATAAAACCCCATATGCGCCCAAACAGACAGGAACACAGACCATGCGAAGGCCCAGTTCCGGTCAAGCATCCAGATAACGCGTTCCAGCCCGAGTTGCTCAAGGCCCGCATTCATAAGACCGTTTCTCTGCAGGATCCACTTCCAGATCAGGGCGACAACGACCGGAGACAACAGCACGGGAAAGAAGAAGACACTTCGAAAAAATCCGCGGGCACGAATTCTGCGGTTCAGGATCAGCGCAGTTACCAGTGAAACGCCCACCATGATCCCGACCTGAAGGACTATGAACAACAGCGTGTTGTGAACGGAGCGCCAGAACAGATCGAGTTCGCAGCTGTTTGCATCCAGATAGTTGGAGCAGGCTGTTAGAGCGGCAAAATTATCGCCAGCCACATAAGTTCTGTCCCAAAGCATGATGTTGTCAGTGCCGGTAAAGGCATAAGCAACGTTCAAAAGAA belongs to Roseibium porphyridii and includes:
- a CDS encoding carbohydrate ABC transporter permease; protein product: MIRIVSFFMDLIDIPMRHAQKYLRGHTIAWVFLLPNLVLFGLFAFLPILLNVAYAFTGTDNIMLWDRTYVAGDNFAALTACSNYLDANSCELDLFWRSVHNTLLFIVLQVGIMVGVSLVTALILNRRIRARGFFRSVFFFPVLLSPVVVALIWKWILQRNGLMNAGLEQLGLERVIWMLDRNWAFAWSVFLSVWAHMGFYTLILLAGLQAIPRDVYDAATMDAAKPFRTFYRITLPLLMPTMLVVMVLALIKGVQTFDEVYAFTGGGPGSATTLIIQYIYETGFAGAPRLFGLASAASIILAVVLAALTFLQLKFTRKNADG
- a CDS encoding carbohydrate ABC transporter permease, with protein sequence MAKTLEFLTRTRGHGKLHWTDWFTYAYLLFGILLMFGPVVWLVMSSFKTDAELDRFPPRFLPYAAQTVELEGYSKPLPLYKVVAGDLTGETVAQVRRIGLTSQVVRLDAPEEIIKINLKDREPIERISIATENYTDLFSKFDFLRFFWNSTFITVVATVIMLIVNSMAAFALAKYKFSGRAAVMAMVIGVLMIPQTVVLVPLFIVTKELGMLDSLWGVIVPGAATPTGIFLLRQYMLTIPDEILDAARMDKASEWKIYWRIVLPLSAPAIAVLAILAIMWRWNDFLWPLIALSRSENFTLQLALNSFQGEMTTQWSSLLAMTVLTLLPVAFVFAFLQKYIATGIASTGGK